The genome window CGCCCCGGTGCATTCGATCAGCCGCAGCGCGGCGGGCGATGCGGGCGGCACCGCGACGGTGACTGCCGCGTCGGCGACGAATCCGTCCACGAACGGCGTGACATCCAGACTGACCACGTCCCCGGCGGCCAGCGGGCGGCGCGTCGGCAAGCCGTGAACGATGTCGTCGTTGACGCTGATAAAGACATTGACCGGCGCGCCGTAGGTCATGCGCGGGGCCGACGTGGCCCCGTGTTGCCGGAACACCTGCCCGGCCAGCGCATCGAGTTCGGCGGGCGTGACGCCCGGCTGCACGGCAGCTTTCAGCGTGCGGAGCGTCTCGGCCACGACGAAGCCCGCACGTTTCATGCCCTGAAGTTCGGCCTCGGTGGTGATGGTCATGGGCCAGTTTAGGTCACCAGGGCCTGCCGTCTCCCCCATCTGTCTCCACCTGCCCCGATCTGCTTGAATGCCCCCATGTTCACCATCCGCCCAGCCCGGCCCAGTGACCGTGACTCGCTCTACCGCATCTGCCTGGAAACGGCAGACAGCGGCGCGGACGCCAGCCACCTCTACCGCGATCCGCTGCTGGTGGGCCACATCTACGCCGGGCCGTATCTGGCCCACGCACCCGACTTCGCCTTCGTGCTGGAGGCCGGCGAGGAGGCCTGCGGCTACGTTATTGGCGCACCCGACACGCGGGCCTTTGAGACCACGCTGGAACGCCAGTGGTGGCCGGCCCTGCGCGCCCGGTACGCCGATCCCACCAACCTTCCTGCTGCCGGGCGCACCCCGGACCAGCGCCTGAGTCACCTGATTCACCACCCGCACACGGCCCCGCAGCGCATCCTGGAGGCGTACCCCTCGCACCTGCACATTGACCTGTTGCCCCGTGGCCAGGGCGGCGGCAACGGACAACGCATGATGGGGCGGCTGCTGACCGCGCTGCGTGAGGCCGGCTCTCCGGGCGTGCATCTGGGCGTGGGGGGGCGCAACACGCGGGCCATCGGCTTCTACCGCCACCTGGGCTTTCAGGAGCTGTCGCAGGGCAGCGGCGGCTCGCTTACGCTGGGACTGAGGCTGTAACTGCCGATCAGCGCAGCTGTCCATCTGTCTGGCATCAGCCAGCCTCCGGGTTCGATCAGAGATGAACGATTCTTTTCACAGAAACTCTAGCGCTGCTGATCGCGCACCGCTGCCAGCGTTTCCTCGAACTCGTCGAGAAACTCGTCTTCCAGCTGGCGGTCACGCACCAGGGCGTCCTGCTCGGTGGTGGCCTGCTCGCGGGTCCAGCGCACGCGGGCCTGCCGCGCCCCACTGACGTTGCCCTTCCCGGCGATGAACCGCGCGGCATGCCGGACGGCCTCCAGCGGGTCGTCGGTGGGCGCGGTGATGCTCAGGTTCCGCAGCCCGCCCTGATCGTTGACCAGCGACGAGGTGACCTCCACCCGCATGCCCCGGCGGGCCAGGAACACCTGATCCACGCGCCACATGCTGGTGGCCCGGATCGGCTCGTTGGCGGGACGGACGGGGCGGCGGCGGGGCATCAGCGGCGCACGCTCATTTCCAGACATATCCCTCTGAACCTCACAGTTCCGGGGCCGCCGCCTGCGGGTGCCGCCACTCGCGGGCAGTGTCCAGGCCCAGCAACACGCGGCCTGCGCCCTCGGCCAGGGCCTCAAGTTCCAGCTCGCCAGGAACGACCAGCACCGGGGCGATCCACGCCACCCGGCGCTCAATGCGGTCCACCAGCTCGTCCCAGCGGGCAATGCCGCCGGTCATCACCAGGGCGTCGGGGCGGCCCGTCAGCGCGCCGGTCTGCTCGCCCAGCGCCTTACACACCTGATGCACGAAGGCGGCGGCGGCTGCCTGCACCGCGGGATCACTGACCATCCGCGCCTCCAGGTCCTTGAGATTGGCACTGCCGGTCAGTGACAGGAAACCGCCGCCGCCGTACAGGTGGTGCAGCGCCGCCGCCTCGCCCTCCTCGCGGGCCAGCCGCAGCAGCATGCGGGCGGGCAGGGGGCCGCTCTGGAGGGCACCCAGCGGGCCGCCGTCCGGGCCAGTGCCGGTGGTGTCCACCGCGCGGCCCTTCTCGAAGGCCGTCACGCTGGTGGTGGCGCCCAGATGGGCCACCACGATGCGGGCGTCCTGCAGGCGCTTGCCGACCTCGTGGGCGGCGTGGCGGGCCACCACGCGTACGTTCAGGGCGTGGAACTGGGCGTGGCGGCGCAGCCCCTTTACACCTGTCTCGCGGGCCTCGGGCAGCAACTCATCCACGCTCTGGGGGTCCACCACGAAGGCGGGCACGCCGTAGTGCCGGGCCAGCCCCAGGGCCAGCGGGCCGCCCAGGTTCGGCGGGTACTGGGCACCGTCGCCCTGCACGGCAAATTCGGCCATTTCCGGGGTCACTCGGTAAGTGCCGGCCTCCACCCGTCCGATCAGCCCCCCGCGCCCGACGATGGCGTCCGGGGCCGCCCAGTCCGCCGTCAGCGCCTGAAGCTGCCGCGCCAGACCCGGCAGATCAGCCGCAGTGGGGGGCGTCTCCAGACCCAGTTCAGCGCGGATCAGGGTCAGCTGCAACTGCCCCGGCAGCGCCGAATTCAGACTCGGTTCGATGCTGGCGCAGGCGAGCTTGATCCCGCTGGTTCCTGGATTGATCACGTAGGCGATCACGACGCCGCAGAGTATCAGAGGCCCGCCGCCCGATGTTCCCGGCATGAGCAGGGGGTGAGGCCGGAACTCCGGCCCCACCCCCTGCCCTGACGCCTGCTCAGGCGCGCCTCAGGTGTTGGGCTCGATCAGTCCGTAATGCCCGTCCTTGCGCCGGTAGACCACGCCGGTCAGGCCAGATGTCATGTTGGAGAACACGTAGAAGTCGTGATCGAGGGCCTCCATCTGGGCCACCGCGTCCTCGGGGCTCATGGGGCGCAGATCAAAGCGCTTCTGGCGAACGATCTCGGGTTCGAAGTCGCCGGCGTCGTCGGTCCCGGCGTCCACGGCCGCCTCGGCGGGGCCGGGCGCGGGCACCGGCACGGCCTCATGGCGGGCCTTCATGTAGCGGGTCTTGAATTTGCGCAGCTGCCGCTCCAGCACGTCGCTGGCCTTATCGATGGCGGCGTACATGTCGGCGTGGTGTTCCTCGGCGCGGATAATGCCGTTGGGCACATTGAGCTGCACTTCCACGCGGTTACGGCGCGTCGAATCCCGGACATCCCGTACTGTCAGCGTCACCCGCGCGTCTGTGATGGAGTCGTTGTAACGGTCCAGTCGCGTAAGTTTTTCCTCGACGTAATCACGCATGGCGTCTGTGACGTCGACGTTTCGGCCTGACAGTTTGTAGATATGCACGGCTTTCACCCATCCTTTGCCCGGAAGGGAGAAATAGGGCCTTCCGGTCCTCCTCACTCTAGCCCCCTGCCCCTGCATTTGTCCGGCGGAGTCTTCATGGCGCCTACACCCACGCTGGGGGTATGTTGAGGGGCGGGAGACGACAGGCAGCGGCGCAGACGGCAGGTATCGGCACAGGCAGCCGGCGGCAACCCCCCCAACTCCATGAAGGGCAACCCCGGAACGCGGCGGCCGATCAGACCATTTGGGCCGCCCTGGGGGCAGTATCATGACCCCATGACGGTGGATCGGCCATGAAAGTGGATCGGCAGGAGCAGGATGAGGCCCGGCGTGAGCGCATCGCCCGCGCCGCCTTTGAACTGTTCGCCCGCAGCGGTCTGGAGGCCACCAGCGCCCAGGACATCGCCCGCGCGGCCTTTGTGAGCCGCACCAACCTGTACCGCTACTTTCCCAGCAAGATCCACATGCTGCTGGCCCACTTCGACAAGGCCGTGCAGGCCAGCCTCGACGACGCCCTGGAACGCCTGCACGCCGGGGCCAGCCCGCAGCAGGTGTGGGACAAGGTGATGTCGCGCATGGCCGATCTGGGCGTGCGCTACCGCCACCTTGTGGGCGCGGTGGGACAGGCGGTGCTGGGCGCGTCGCCGCTGGGCGAACCAGGGCAGGGAGAGGGCCAGGCGGCCGAAGCACCGTTGCCGTTTCCGGCCCGCCTGGCCCCCGCCGACGGCCTCAAGACGGCGCTGATGCTGGGCGCACTGGTGCAGCCCATGCTGCTGGCCATGCAGGCCCAGGGCCGCCTGCGCCCGGACGTGAACGTCGTTACCCTGAGCGCCCTGCTGGTGGATGCCTGCCTGCTGGCCCTGCTGCACGGCGGTCACCGCGATCAGCGCGAGGTGCTACGCGACTGGCAGGACCGCTTCAGCCTGCTGATGTACGGTGCCCTGGCCCCGGTGGCGGCCGAAAGCACCCGCGACTGAGGGCAGGGGCGCTTAAACCCAGGGGCAGGCCGCCCGGCGGCTGCAGCTCCGCTCTTGCCAAGCACAGGCAAATGCTGCCCCCTCCCACAGCTCTCCTGCCCGTGACCCACTAGAATCGGCGGCGTGATTGCTTACCTGTCCGGCGTGGTGCGCGAGGTGCGCGAGAACAGCGCCGTGGTGGTGGCCGGCGGCGTGGGCTACGAGGTTCAGTGTCCAGCCGGCACGCTGGCCAAACTGGTGGCGGGCCAGCCGGCCGAGCTGAACACCCGCTTTATCGTCCGTGAGGACGCCCAGTTGCTCTTCGGGTTTGCCGACACCGACAGCGTGCGGCTGTTTGACCTGCTGACCGGCGTGAGCGGCGTGGGACCGAAGCTGGGGCTGGCGCTGCTGTCGGCCATGCCCGTCTCGGCGCTGGCGCAGGGCCTGCTGAGTGGCGACGCCAAACTGCTGTCCAGCGTGTCTGGCGTGGGCAAGAAGACCGCCGAGCGGCTGGTGCTGGAACTGCAGGGCAAGGTGCCTGAACATCTGGCCGCGCCGGCGGTGGGCGGGGTCAAGGCGGCGAAAGTGGCCACCACGGCGGGCCGCGACGCGGTGGACGCGCTGCTGGCGCTGGGCTTCCGCGAGGCCGGGGTGCGCGCGGTGGTGGCCGAGCTGCTGTCTGCCGAACCGGACCTGAGCGCCGACGCCCTGATTCGTAAGGGCCTGGGGCGGCTCCGGTGAGGGCCATCCCCGGGGACGCACCGTCCCGTCAGGTCCGCACCGCCGGATGACGCACGGTCAGCCCGACAGTGTGGACATTGGCCGGGCGGACGAGGCTGCCTCCGGGCCTCAACAGCCGGAGGCCTCGGTCTATCAGGAGCAGAAGGTCTCGTGGCTGGAGCTGTTCTTTGACCTGATCTTCGTGGTGGCCTTTGACCAGCTGGCCAAGCGGCTGGGGCAGTCTCCGGACACGGTCAGCCTGCTGAATTTCGGGCTGCTGTTTGTGGCGGTCTGGTGGGCCTGGGCCGGCAATGCCACCTTTGCCGCCCGCTACGGCAACGAGAGCCGCACCTACCGCTGGGGCACGCTGGCGCAGCTGGTGTCGCTGGGCATGATCGCGTTGACGCTGCGCGGCGACCTGACCGACACCGGCCCGGCCTTTGCGCTGGCGTACGGGGCCAACCGGGTGATTCAGACGGCGCTGTACGTGGCGGTGGCGCGGCGCGGCCAGGACGTGGCCGCCTTCGCCGGGCGCATGGCGCTGGCCTTCGGCGCGGCGGCGGCGCTGTGGCTGGTGTCGGCGGCGTTTCCAGGCGGGTCGGCGGCGCAGATCGGGCTGTGGTGCGCCGCGCTGCTGCTGGATGTGCTGGCCCCGGTGGTGACCCGCAACCACAGCCGCCACGCCCTGCCGCACGAGGGCCACCTGCCGGAGCGCGTGGGCCTGCTGCAGATCATCGCGCTGGGGGCCATCGTGACCGAGATCGTGGGCGGCAGCCGGCAGCAGGAACTCAACGCCAATAACCTGATCCCGGCGCTGGCGGCCATCGTGACGGCGGTGGCGCTGTGGCGGCTCTACTTCGATCAGGCCCGCTCGTTGCCGCTGCTGGGCGCGCGGGTGGACCGCCAGGTCGAGGCCATGCTGGCGTGGCTGTACGGCCACCTGCCCTTCACGCTGGCGGTGGTGGTGCTGGGCGTGGGGCTGGGCCACGGGCTGTCTGCCGCCGGAACAGCCGAATCCGCCGCCGACCAGCGGCTGGTGGGCGCGTCGCTGGCCCTGGCCCTGCTGACGCTGGCCTTCCTGCGCTGGAACTCGCTGCGGGTCACGGGCCGTTTCTTTGCCGACCGCAGCCTGCCCGCGCTGCTGCTGGGGGTGGGGCTGGCCGTGGGGCTGCTGTTCATCGACCTGGACACCCAGGGGACGCATCTGGCGGTGGCCGCACTGACCACGCTGCTGGCCCTCACAAGCGCCACCGATCCGGTCACGCGGCGGCTGGGGCGGCTGGAGGAAACGGTGCTGCAGCGTCTTGAGGCGGGCGACCAGCCGGAGTCGGTGGCAGACGCCCTGGATCAGCCGCCCGCAGCACGGACCGACGGCACGTCGCCGTAGCCGCCGACAAACAGAGCCACGCGCAGTTCATGGATGAAGTTCGCCAGCCAGTCCTCCACCGCCTCGGCGCTGTCCAGCGCGGGCGCGAGCAGCGGGCGGGCCACCGCCACCACCCCCGCCCCCAGCAAGAGGGCGCGGGCGGCGTCCAGCCCCGTGCGAATGCCCCCGGAGGCAACCAGCGGCATCTGCGGCGCGGCGGCGCGGGCATCCCGCAGGGCCTGCGCCGTCGGCACGCCCACCTCGCACAGGTCCGGCGTGGTCACGGCGCCGCGCTCCACCAGCTGTTCCACCCGCGCCCAGCTGGTGCCCCCGGCCCCGGCCACGTCCAGCGCGGCGAAGCCCAGACCCGACACCGCCGCCACCGTCCGCGCGTCCAGGCCGTGGCCCACCTCCTTCAGCATCACCGGAAACGGCAGGTCCGGCAGCAGTTCGGCCAGCCGCACGGTCAGGCCGGCCCAGCGGGTGTCGCCGCCGCGCTGCAGGGCCTCCTGAAGCGGGTTGATGTGAATGGCCAGCGCATCGGCGCCCACCGTCTGCACCGCGCGGATCGCCTGCTGTGCGCCGTAGCCCAGCAGGAACTGTGCCCCGCCCAGGTTGCCGATCAGCAGGATATCGGGGGCAGCCCTGCGGATCTGGAAGGTGGCGGCGGTGTCGGGGCGCTCCAGCATGACGCGCTGTGACCCCAGCATCAGGCCCAGGCCCAGCCGCTGCGCCGCCTGCGCCAGATGGGCATTGATGCGCCCGGCCCGCTCGGCGCCGCCGGTCATCGCGCCGATCAGCACCGGGGCCTTCAGGCGGTGGCCCAGAAAGGTGGTGCCCAGGTCCACGTCCCCCAGGTTGCGCTCCGGCAGGGCGCGGTACGGCCACGGCACAGCCTCCAGCCCGGTGGTCACGCCCGCGTACTGGCTCTCGGGCAGCAGGCACGCGTCCACGTGGCGCAACTTACGCGCCGTGATGTCGGGGGGCAGCGCCGGGGTCATGGCCACAGCCTAGCGCCCGCCACCAGGGGCCAGAGCGTGAATTCCCGCACTGCGCCGTGCTTAGCAACCTCATGCACAGTTGACAGCCCGCGCAATCGGCTGTACTATTCCCAAGCGCTGAGAAGAGAAGGACGGCGTGAGGCACGAGGAAAGAAGGTTACGCAGGGTAGAGCAGTCTGGTAGCTCGTCGGGCTCATAACCCGGAGGTCGCAGGTTCAAATCCTGTCCCTGCAACCAAAATGAAAGACCCCCACCCCACGGTGGGGGCTTTTTCGTGCCCTGTCGGCTGCCGGCCTGTGTCACGGAACCCTGTCCCACGGCAGGCCGTACTGTGGGACAGCATGAGTCTCGCCTTTCTGATTTTTCTGATGGCCTGGGTCGTGGGCATGGCCGCCACCTTCGTGCCGGTGCTGCCCGCCACGCTGATCATCTTTCTGGGGGCGCTGGGTGCCACGCTGCTGGACGGCTTTCAGGTGTGGCCGGACCTGCCGTTCCTGCTGACCTTCGGGGCCATCACGGTGCTGATCGGCTTCGTGGACAACCTGGCCTCGGCGTGGGGGGCGCGGCGCTACGGCGGCAGCAGGCAGGCGGTGTGGGGCGCATTACTCGGCGGGCTGGCCGGGCTGTTCATTCCCTTCGGGCTGCTGGTGGGTCCGCTGGCCGGGGCGCTGCTGGCCGAACTGCTGCTGGTACGCAAGAGCCTGCCCGACGCGCTGCGCTCGGCCTGGGGCACCCTGGTGGGCCTGCTGACGGGGCTGGCGGCCAAACTGGTGCTGCACCTGCTGATGGGCCTCTACGAGCTGTGGCGGCTGTGGGACCCGGCGCGCAGCGTCTTCGGCTAGCGGGCGAACAGCAACGGCGAGACCCCAATCAGGCTGATGACCAGCGCGGGCAGCAGCGGCAGCAGCGTGCCCATGACCGCCTGAACAGGCCGCTCGGTCAGGTGGCGAAAGGCGGCGTAGACGAAACCGAACTGCGCCGCCGTGCCCAGCAGCGTGACCACCACCAGCCCGAACCCGGCGGAGGTCTGGGCCATGACCGCCAGTGCGGCGCGCTCCAGCACCCTAGGGTCCGTCCCCAGCGCGCCGGCACGGGCGACGTCCGGCATGAAGGCGGCGGCGGGCGTCAGCAGCGTGATCGCGATCACCAGCAGGTACAGCGGGGGCATCAGCGCGAAGCTGGCCCCGTAAACCTCGGCGGCGCGGCCCCGGAACCCGGAGCCCACCCGGCCCAGCCCCCACATCAGCACAAAGATAAACACGCTCAGAAAGGTCGTCCCCAGCGTGTTGACCGCGTAGCTCGCAACGTTGGGGGCCGCCGCGTCGCTGTGGGCCGCCGCAAACATGTTGGCATGACGCACCAGCAGCGTGTAGGCCAGCCCACCCAGCAGGCCCGAGACCACCGGCACCCAGAC of Deinococcus aerolatus contains these proteins:
- a CDS encoding DUF456 domain-containing protein, which produces MSLAFLIFLMAWVVGMAATFVPVLPATLIIFLGALGATLLDGFQVWPDLPFLLTFGAITVLIGFVDNLASAWGARRYGGSRQAVWGALLGGLAGLFIPFGLLVGPLAGALLAELLLVRKSLPDALRSAWGTLVGLLTGLAAKLVLHLLMGLYELWRLWDPARSVFG
- the fni gene encoding type 2 isopentenyl-diphosphate Delta-isomerase, with protein sequence MTPALPPDITARKLRHVDACLLPESQYAGVTTGLEAVPWPYRALPERNLGDVDLGTTFLGHRLKAPVLIGAMTGGAERAGRINAHLAQAAQRLGLGLMLGSQRVMLERPDTAATFQIRRAAPDILLIGNLGGAQFLLGYGAQQAIRAVQTVGADALAIHINPLQEALQRGGDTRWAGLTVRLAELLPDLPFPVMLKEVGHGLDARTVAAVSGLGFAALDVAGAGGTSWARVEQLVERGAVTTPDLCEVGVPTAQALRDARAAAPQMPLVASGGIRTGLDAARALLLGAGVVAVARPLLAPALDSAEAVEDWLANFIHELRVALFVGGYGDVPSVRAAGG
- the hpf gene encoding ribosome hibernation-promoting factor, HPF/YfiA family, which translates into the protein MHIYKLSGRNVDVTDAMRDYVEEKLTRLDRYNDSITDARVTLTVRDVRDSTRRNRVEVQLNVPNGIIRAEEHHADMYAAIDKASDVLERQLRKFKTRYMKARHEAVPVPAPGPAEAAVDAGTDDAGDFEPEIVRQKRFDLRPMSPEDAVAQMEALDHDFYVFSNMTSGLTGVVYRRKDGHYGLIEPNT
- the ruvA gene encoding Holliday junction branch migration protein RuvA; translated protein: MIAYLSGVVREVRENSAVVVAGGVGYEVQCPAGTLAKLVAGQPAELNTRFIVREDAQLLFGFADTDSVRLFDLLTGVSGVGPKLGLALLSAMPVSALAQGLLSGDAKLLSSVSGVGKKTAERLVLELQGKVPEHLAAPAVGGVKAAKVATTAGRDAVDALLALGFREAGVRAVVAELLSAEPDLSADALIRKGLGRLR
- a CDS encoding TetR/AcrR family transcriptional regulator, which produces MKVDRQEQDEARRERIARAAFELFARSGLEATSAQDIARAAFVSRTNLYRYFPSKIHMLLAHFDKAVQASLDDALERLHAGASPQQVWDKVMSRMADLGVRYRHLVGAVGQAVLGASPLGEPGQGEGQAAEAPLPFPARLAPADGLKTALMLGALVQPMLLAMQAQGRLRPDVNVVTLSALLVDACLLALLHGGHRDQREVLRDWQDRFSLLMYGALAPVAAESTRD
- a CDS encoding GNAT family N-acetyltransferase; its protein translation is MFTIRPARPSDRDSLYRICLETADSGADASHLYRDPLLVGHIYAGPYLAHAPDFAFVLEAGEEACGYVIGAPDTRAFETTLERQWWPALRARYADPTNLPAAGRTPDQRLSHLIHHPHTAPQRILEAYPSHLHIDLLPRGQGGGNGQRMMGRLLTALREAGSPGVHLGVGGRNTRAIGFYRHLGFQELSQGSGGSLTLGLRL
- a CDS encoding low temperature requirement protein A, with translation MTHGQPDSVDIGRADEAASGPQQPEASVYQEQKVSWLELFFDLIFVVAFDQLAKRLGQSPDTVSLLNFGLLFVAVWWAWAGNATFAARYGNESRTYRWGTLAQLVSLGMIALTLRGDLTDTGPAFALAYGANRVIQTALYVAVARRGQDVAAFAGRMALAFGAAAALWLVSAAFPGGSAAQIGLWCAALLLDVLAPVVTRNHSRHALPHEGHLPERVGLLQIIALGAIVTEIVGGSRQQELNANNLIPALAAIVTAVALWRLYFDQARSLPLLGARVDRQVEAMLAWLYGHLPFTLAVVVLGVGLGHGLSAAGTAESAADQRLVGASLALALLTLAFLRWNSLRVTGRFFADRSLPALLLGVGLAVGLLFIDLDTQGTHLAVAALTTLLALTSATDPVTRRLGRLEETVLQRLEAGDQPESVADALDQPPAARTDGTSP
- the map gene encoding type I methionyl aminopeptidase, which codes for MTITTEAELQGMKRAGFVVAETLRTLKAAVQPGVTPAELDALAGQVFRQHGATSAPRMTYGAPVNVFISVNDDIVHGLPTRRPLAAGDVVSLDVTPFVDGFVADAAVTVAVPPASPAALRLIECTGAALEAGVSAARAGQPVHAIGRAVEAEVRRRGFTVLRELFGHGVGRAIHEEPNVPNYFRPADRKKLHGGLVIAIEPMVSAGRSHRVRTLRDGWTLSTTDGGLAAHFEHTVMITGGRPLILTA
- a CDS encoding butyrate kinase, whose protein sequence is MIAYVINPGTSGIKLACASIEPSLNSALPGQLQLTLIRAELGLETPPTAADLPGLARQLQALTADWAAPDAIVGRGGLIGRVEAGTYRVTPEMAEFAVQGDGAQYPPNLGGPLALGLARHYGVPAFVVDPQSVDELLPEARETGVKGLRRHAQFHALNVRVVARHAAHEVGKRLQDARIVVAHLGATTSVTAFEKGRAVDTTGTGPDGGPLGALQSGPLPARMLLRLAREEGEAAALHHLYGGGGFLSLTGSANLKDLEARMVSDPAVQAAAAAFVHQVCKALGEQTGALTGRPDALVMTGGIARWDELVDRIERRVAWIAPVLVVPGELELEALAEGAGRVLLGLDTAREWRHPQAAAPEL